AGTCATATCAGCGGGCATACTGAGAGAAGCACTAGATGCAGGAGCTGTAAGCATGAGGGATGTGAAAGCTCAGATTGGGATCAGTACAGCTCATTTGCTGCACGAGAGCTTAAGGCTCAAGCATGCTCCTTCAAAGCTTGACGTATTGGATGATGAAAGTGCTAGCGCATTGAGAAAGTTTTGTCTGACGTACTATGACATCAGGGCGGTGATATTGGAGCTTGCACTGAAGCTTGATATAATGAGACACCTTGATGAGCTTCCTAAGTATCTGCAGCGGATTAAGTCTCTTGAAGTCATGAAGATATATGCCCCACTCGCACATGCTGTTGGAGCGGGTAATCTGTCACTAGAACTAGAGGATCTTTCATTTCGTTACATGTTTCCTCATTCATATGACCATGTTGATCAATGGTTGAGAAGCCAAGAAAGTGAGTGCAAGGCCTTGATAAATTTATACAAGGAGCAGTTGCTTCAAGCACTGAAAGCTGATGACGAGTTGAACAGGATTGTACTGGACATCTCAGTTCAAGGGCGATACAAAAGCCGTTTCAGTACTATGAAGAAACTAGTAAAAGATGGCCGGAAACCAGAAGAGGTTAAAGACATACTAGCTTTGCGGGTAATCTTGGAGCCTCGATGTGATGGCAACTCATCAGATTGGGGCCCCAGGGCTTGCCACAGGACGCATGAAATCATTCAAGCTCTGTGGAAGGAAGTACCAGGTAGAACAAAAGATTATATCAGTCGGCCAAAAGAAAATGGTTACCAGAGTTTGCATGTGGCCATCGATGTCAGCGAACCTGGGAAGATGAGGCCACTAATGGAGATACAGATACGCACCAAAGAGATGCATAGATTTGCTGTTGGTGGAGACGCTTCTCACTCTCTCTACAAAGGTGGTCTTACTGATCCTGGAGAGGTAAAACTCCTGTTTCTTCTATTAAAGTAATGTGTGCTGGgagcccagcccccgagcctgggagccggctgAGCCACATAAGCACGTTGAGTCGCCACCTGCCCACCCTAGGTCGGCCGAGCCGcgggaggcacaccgagtcgtATGtggcgcctagcccccgagcctgggagctggcTGAGCCGCGTTAGCATGCCGCGTTGCCTCCCGCTCCGAGCACCCGAGCCTGGGAGATCGGACGagcgggaggcacgccgagtggTTTCTGAGCTataaaaggacaatacaaatattatgtagcataatgtagaatatttaataattgaataactccgAAGTTTAATCGGCGTAAAAGTAATTTCCTCGAGTAGTTAGTCTGTTACGTTTAAGTATCTAGCCTTACTTAGCCAGCagtctgctgagagcggatctcgagcttgtagacaGGGCATCACAAGATGAGTCGAGGTTTCACAGATTAAAGGGTGTGCTAcccaagtactttagcaaccgttaagagagATGGACAAGCCGCAAAGTAGTCCGAATTGTGCGGAAAAGCAAAGAGCGTGCGCTGGGCACTCATAGGGGGCAACCCCCGACTGCTcgtgtagtggacggaccaagctgtataagcagtcggAGGTGTGACCAGGGTGGTCAGCGAAAGTCACTGAGACATAGGAGAATTGAGGCGTGTGGAGATACACGGAAGCCGTACaatatttaattgaatatatgACTTAGCTTGGTTCGTGGCCGAGTCGAAGAATGCGACAAGTCAGTTGAAGGCCTTGATGAAGGAGACCGCCGTGGAGTGCGCCAAGAATGTCATGGCCCTTCTGAACACTTCCCCCGGCTGGCCGTGGAGCGCGTCGGAACGGGCGTAGACGAGGACTTTGATGCTGGTAACCTCCCGGAGCTGGCCGAGCAATATCAACAAGCCGCGGAGGACGTAGTAATGAAAAAACTGTAAAATGTATCAATCTGTGCCATGGGGCAAGAAAACTTGTTGATTAACTCATGTAAAGGCAAAACTTCTTCACTTCCTTGGGATGTTTGACAGGACACCGTGTGGCCTAGGCCTATAGCCACTAAGCACCTAGTCTTGCCTAGCCAGCACTCTgttgagagcggatctcgagcttgtagagggggcGAACGTAAGGTTGTTTAGGTTTCGCATGCTAGGACGCCGTCCACACGAGTTAGTTGCACAATCTTGAGAGGGGTAGGAGAAAAGTTGGGATCCGGAGGTCGGCGCGTAGCGGGGGAAGCCCCTGAGCGTAAAGGCGAGGGTTTGGTCTGTCAAACAGGTCAGACAACCCCCGAGCGTGATTAAGAGCTCGGCTAAGAAAGTGAGAAGGTAGTAGGTATGCAAAGAACCTCCGgagttttatttattcattatGAGAAAGTTGAAAgggtacatagcttttatatcctaagggtagaagtgCCGCAGGTATTGGATGCTCGCCACAGTTCGGAAACTGGGTGGTCTTTAGATTGGATCTGGAACGACTGCGCGAGTTTTTCGAAAAGCATGGCAGCCGAGTCCTTGAGGCCAAAATGGGCGCAAGGAAGGCACAACGCCGACCTTCTGGGGCGTAGTGCCGcctcggagaggttgatgcactcaacaatggtgttactgatgcgatctagccccgcgattagATCGGAGAGTGTAGGTGGGTGGGTTGTCGCAAGGATGCATGGGatcctctctgagagagagagatcgctgaCCTGCTGGGtaagcggcgtgatgatcctcgggtgaaAACCTTGCTCCGTCGATGCGGGTCCGACAGATGCCGAGCTGGCAGCGGACACCGAgtcggcgatggaggcggcggagtcggagtccaccggcatgctcccaAAGCGGAGCTGGATCGGATTGACGAGGAAGTCCTTAATGCTCTtggggaagatgacgccggggcgggatgccatcgagctcgccggggaggatctcacaatcacccctacctgcgCGCGCCaattgtcggatttagtgaccgacagtccaccgggggttacccaggtggtagatttgtaggcgggggagatcgtaagaccaagaacttgaatggtaacacaggggcgtagggtttagataggttcgggcctctgtagagtaataccctacgtcctgtgttctggtggattgtattgctgatcgcaggtgcgaagagttaaACGTGAGGTGAGATAAGTCGAGGTGCGTTCGGGGGGTGtccctggccaccttatatagggtGATGATCTAGGGTTACAAATCGGATAGGATcgaatcctagtcggttgttatatggaaagcaatctgagtcggtttcCAACAAGTATCTCATAATATTCGGGTTGAATCTGTTTTGCCCGACCTCCAAGTTTGTGCACCACGCGTCTTCATGCCTCCATCTATTAGGGCCGAcaagtatcctggtcggtggggacctgtgggtacccatatccttcaATCAAGTTTTGGAAAATAGCTTCTGAGAGTAATATGTGCTTTTCCTCTAACAGGGGTACTAGAAAACTGTAGGCGAAGCTGAAATCATATTATTCTGGCATTGCTTAGAACCACCATTCCTTGTTATGTTGTGCAGGCTAAACGACTCAAGGCTATTATGTTGGCTGCAGCAGAGTTAGCAGCTCTGCGCCTACGTGATCTACCAGATAGTGATCGAGGAGTTGGCAATTGCAAGAACCCGGCTTTCCGTCAACTTGACAAAAATGGGGATGGGAGAATCAGCATCGAGGAGCTCACTGAGGTGATGGAGGATCTAGGTGCTGGGGGTGAAGATGCAACGGAGCTCATGCATCTCCTTGATGCAAACAGTGACGGCTCCTTGAGCTCTGATGAATTCGAGTCGTTCCAGAGACAGGTAGGTTTATAAGTTATATGTGACAGTGATCATTTTTGTAAAAaattgtgaaaatggccttcagggAGGAAGCTAAAATTTTGATCCCCTTTACATGCCTTGCCTAATCAGATTGAACTGATGAGAAGCTTGGAGGACGAGGATGACCACTACAGGAAGATACTGAAGGAGAAGCTGCACACTATTGATAGCGCTGGTCTCATCCATGTCTACCGCAAGGAGCTGGGTGACAAATTGCTTGTGAGCTGATCTGGAACTTATGACAATCTAAAGAACCCAAGCAAACCACCATTTGTTGTAGCTTTGCGTGCTTATACTGCACCAAGAAATGACCCACCACGAATTGTAAATACTCACTCAAATGTACATTGGCGTTGTATGCAATTCAGAAAAGTTGAAGCTGTCTGTTGAGTTCTTGCTTCAGTTTTCCACATGGTACCATAAGCTGGCAAGGTGATTAATTTCAagggtttcataatttttacacAAATGGTACCACTATGTAGGGAAAATAGCAGATTCGGCACCATACTAGAGTCACATTTTTTTATGCTCAGTTAGTTCCTGAATAACAAGAAAGATAACCTTAAAACATGTACTGCCAGCATCGACTTgacttttcttttatcctttgaAACGACAATGCCTATTTGATAGAAAAGGCATGCAAATTTAAAATCTTTTAAAGCAAACTGGAAAACTTATCTGCATCAAAACTGACCAAAATTTATTTACATCAATGTGCATCAGTCACCCTTTAATGTGGTTAAACTATTGACtagtaaaaaaaattgatcCGAGGCTACCACCAGACTGCTGATGTTGTCAGGAAAGACAGGGATGTCAACTGGTAAGTCAATGATGCCAAAGGACAAAATGGGTGGCTATAGCAACTTACAGGGATTTGTTTGACAAGCGTTTTGTCGGTTGAGGTTGTTTTtccatgccttttttttttctgatacCAGGAGAGTGGTTGTTCCATGGTGTGAACAAGTTAAAAGCACATGGACTTTCTAACCGTAGTGTGACATGGCACTGAGTTGTAACACAAATACACAAGGATACCTCATGGTCCTCTGCAAGCACTTCAGTGTTTTTATGCTGTACTCACTCCGTCCCAAACTATAAgttgttttggtatttctatGTGTATACTTTTTGCTATGCACCCAGATATAGTATATGTCCagatatctatgaatctagaaaaggtaaaacgacctacagtttgaacggagggagtacttcgtTTGCAAGAGTACAAATACAGTACCCTAAGTACATATTGTCGGCTATTAAACAATATCATTTATGATTTtcataaaataaaatttttaaaagaaatagTTGGATCCAATGACAGCCACTCTCAGTACTGTTACCGACAAACTGGGTCAACTGGATTTAGCTACTTGATTGGGGGGCATTGCAAGTGGGCACAATCATCCAACACGCTCTTGAATGCATGATAGATGCCTTCCTTATTTTTATCTCTTCCTGCCTCGGATACATTTGGATAAGGAAGGTATATATGCTTGCAGATTTTTCTCGGTTTCTGGATGGCATAGCTGATCTTGAACTGACTATGAGGCGACTTGGTCCCTGGCTTGCTATCGACAGTTTGCAAGGATTTTGTAAAATGGTTTGCCTGCATGTACAATTGTTTGGTCAAAATATATACATGATCAATAAGCTTTTGCCTCACTAATCAGATCACCATGCATATGTTTGCCACGAACAACAATGTTTGGCACAGATTTATTTCTTCCTCACAATCAAACTCCAAACATAACGCAAGTCATAACTCATAACATACAACAGAGTGTGGTCACCTCCTTTTCCTTCAGTTCTCTAGATTatgctctctctccctctccctctccctctccctgctCATGCAACAAGCAATTTTTCTTGCTTATGTAATTTGCTCATTACTTACTGCAACATCAAATCCACAGTTCCACACTAGACGATAATCGATGATGGTTAGCTTGCAGCTACTCCAGTGAATCCTGAAGAATCTGATGACCCGGCGACGGCATCGTCATGGGCGCCGGCGGTGCGAGCAGGGTTGACGACCCTGCAGTTGCGCCTGATCTCGCCCTGACTCCCGGTCATCACCTCGATCTGCCCCATCTTGAGCATGGACTTGGCGAACTTGGTCTTCCACGTGGACTCGCTGCGCACGAAGGAGTTGACCAGGGTCCTCATCGTCGCGTTGGTCATGAGCGCCGCGTCCGAGATGAAGAGGCCAAGGTTGTTCTGCAGGCCCACGTAGTACTTGTTGTCGAACTTGTTCGGCGTGATGAGGTCCATGAACGGCGTAGTCGTTGGGAAGAACTGGCTGCTGTTGGACGGGCAGACGCTCCTGAGCAGAAGTGCGTAGGCCTTGCTCAGCGACGGATCAACCTGTAAACCGCAGCAATGGATGGCCGAGTAAGATCTTCACTAGATAGTAGATACATATGTATATgctacatgaaaaaaaatataaaattcgTTTCTGATATTTCAGGGTCGGCTCTTCGATAAAATGTTTTCTGACTACAACTTTTAGTAAAAACATGTGAATAAAAACACTGATAAGCTAGTGCAGTACGTTTCACGACAAATCCAAAACCTTCAGCATCCTAGTTTTTGGAGAGGAAAATAAAGTATATATGCTTACACCGTCTGAGCTGCTGAAGTTGTGGATCCGGTCGCCGAGGTTGCCGATACCGGCGAAGCTGTCGCAGTGCGAGACGCCGAGGGTGTGCGCGCCGGAGAGGACAACCATGTCCTCAAGGGTGAGGTTCTTGGAGGCGAAGTTGTCTACCAGTTGGGTggcgttgaagaacggcggggGCAGCTGGTTGAGCGCCTCGGTTGCATTAGATGTCCGGCCGTCGCGGCGCCCGGCCGGCACCTGGTAGCCGAGGCCGCCTGAGAGCACGACGCTGTCCCGGGCCGCGAAGGCGAGGATGTCTGCGCAGGAGACCACACCGGGGCACTGCGCCTCCAGAGCCGCCTTGGCGCGGTCGACCACCTCGAAGAACCGGAGGCTCGGCTTGTTGGGGATGGCATCCTTCTCCGCCGTGTTGTTCGGGTTCGTCGTCGAGTCGATCAGCACCGAGCCGTCGCAGCCCTGCAAAGGAGGTTTAAGCGTCGGTGCCGTCACTCTCAGGTGAATTCCTTTACTTCCTCGCGACCTCACAATAATAGTGCTAAGCTTTGTGACATAGAAATGGTATCTAGAACTGTTATGCAAAATACTTCCATTTCATCATATTTTTCAGAACTTTTCTTATGTGCATGTGCTTACTCTGACGAAGCAGTCATGGAAGTGCATGCGGATTATCGCCGGAGCGACGCCGGAGTCGTTCCTgaacgcggcggcgacggtctGCTGCACGATGGTCTCGGCGGCGGGGCATCTCGTGTCGTAGAAGCCGAAGTCGAGGCAGGCGGTGGCCGAGAGCAGCGCCGCCAGGAGCGAGAGGAGCGTGGTGAAGCGTACGCAGCAGCGCCTAGTCATGGCTACAGACCTCGTGCTGCTGCCGTTTTGTCTGAATGCACGCACAAAGGGGACGGGGGTTTATAGCGCGCTGGAATAGAAATTCTTGCCCGGCCGTAAATGGAGACACTCTGAATATTCGTCGAAAATAGGTGAGTTCTCTGGGCTAGTTTTTCTTTACATTGTAGTATTGACTCGTTTCCCTCTTCTTGGGTAGGTCACTAATTTTATTTGAATGGATCAGTATTTTAGTAAAGCAACAAGGAATACAAAAAACCAACGATAAAACGACGGCTTACACTTATGTGAGTCGCTTGCTTGCTTGGCCTGAGGCCCTAGCCATTGAGCATTAGCTACAATGCGCCATAAGGGAAGCCTTTTCGAAAATCATGAGGTCTGGTCCTTAACTAGGATGTACCGTGAGGGCTTAAAGGTTTGGTCCTCGTTcaaatggcgaaagtcatcagaAATCGTCACATGAGGGAAGCCATTAAAGCACCTTCAAATCTTGACTTTGTGTTTTATAAACTTAGATGGGTTTttaaatatgtataaaaatattCTCCCATACAGAACTGTACAATCCTTTGTGTAGACTTACTTTTATGCTTCCTTTGATGTAAACTGCAAAACATCCAGTTTTCATTAGGGTCATACTTATATATGGATTATAAGCATAATATCATGTTTTTAGATAGCTTATATCTGATAGGGTGTATTCAGAGTGAATGAACTTGACAACCAACTGCAAATTTTATATATTCTCTAATTCCAAAACAAAAGGTTTGAGTTAAGCAAAACAAAAGTCGTGATTGAGAACAAATTATATCCACAGAACATggaataaagaaaaaataatattgAAAGCTACAAAAGTAACAAATGCTCCGTGCTGCAAGTAGGAAGGAGCAGTTGTAGCTTAAATATGAGGAAATTCAATTAGTATGGGCTAGTGCTTTTAAAGCCATTTCTCCTCGACTAACATTACCTTTGATCTCATGAAACCATTCACTTTCAAATCATTACTTCCTCTGGACCATTCCTCCAACGCAGCTAATGGGTCACGTCCCTCCTTGACTGACTGTGCTCTTAGGACTCCATTCAGTGTCCATTGTAGCCTGACAGTAACCCAGTGTCTGCCCAGTTGCTCAATCGATTCCAAGTTGCCCCCTGGACCATGCTAAGACCTGCTACCACACTTGACACATGCCCGACCATTGATTTTTTCTTCACGTGTCTTTTCAGTGCTGTTCATGTACTTGGTAGTTGGTACCCCCATTGACTTGATGATTTCGCCTCATAACAATGATTGCCTTTTGAGTTTATTTTCTTGTGTTTGTAGTGAGCTCTCTGTCCCCACAAAACCagaatgaaagaaaaatgatTGTTGTCCGGTTGTCCCGTGAAGTTGGGGAGCTGAGGAAAGATCAGCAAGTGCGAGAAGAGAAAATGCCAAGGCATACGATCATCACGCATTATCTAGAGCAACCCTCTTATACAAGCTTGTAGTCAAACCATAA
This portion of the Setaria viridis chromosome 7, Setaria_viridis_v4.0, whole genome shotgun sequence genome encodes:
- the LOC117865568 gene encoding peroxidase 5, which codes for MTRRCCVRFTTLLSLLAALLSATACLDFGFYDTRCPAAETIVQQTVAAAFRNDSGVAPAIIRMHFHDCFVRGCDGSVLIDSTTNPNNTAEKDAIPNKPSLRFFEVVDRAKAALEAQCPGVVSCADILAFAARDSVVLSGGLGYQVPAGRRDGRTSNATEALNQLPPPFFNATQLVDNFASKNLTLEDMVVLSGAHTLGVSHCDSFAGIGNLGDRIHNFSSSDGVDPSLSKAYALLLRSVCPSNSSQFFPTTTPFMDLITPNKFDNKYYVGLQNNLGLFISDAALMTNATMRTLVNSFVRSESTWKTKFAKSMLKMGQIEVMTGSQGEIRRNCRVVNPARTAGAHDDAVAGSSDSSGFTGVAAS
- the LOC117865807 gene encoding GTP diphosphokinase CRSH1, chloroplastic, whose translation is MATAAAAAAVPAGGRPCRRSRPRCGPLRLHRLRLPVVAAASSSPLDPSTSAPAPEGGGRLVAELVGAFNELTGRMGEELATSSSSRLLFRALKLALPALRDSDGGKALARALAVAASLADLQMDAEVISAGILREALDAGAVSMRDVKAQIGISTAHLLHESLRLKHAPSKLDVLDDESASALRKFCLTYYDIRAVILELALKLDIMRHLDELPKYLQRIKSLEVMKIYAPLAHAVGAGNLSLELEDLSFRYMFPHSYDHVDQWLRSQESECKALINLYKEQLLQALKADDELNRIVLDISVQGRYKSRFSTMKKLVKDGRKPEEVKDILALRVILEPRCDGNSSDWGPRACHRTHEIIQALWKEVPGRTKDYISRPKENGYQSLHVAIDVSEPGKMRPLMEIQIRTKEMHRFAVGGDASHSLYKGGLTDPGEAKRLKAIMLAAAELAALRLRDLPDSDRGVGNCKNPAFRQLDKNGDGRISIEELTEVMEDLGAGGEDATELMHLLDANSDGSLSSDEFESFQRQIELMRSLEDEDDHYRKILKEKLHTIDSAGLIHVYRKELGDKLLVS